GAAGGAATGGTTTGCATTACATCAACAGCATTTCCTCCTGCACTTACCAATGCTTTTTCAACATTAATTACTTTTTTATCGAGTGTAAATTCCACCGCATTCTTTTTTTCTTTTACCTCAACAGCATCAAGCATTGCAGAAGATGGTACCATTTTAATTGTATCAAGAGTTTTTGATGGTTCCTTAGGATTTACAAGGATATTACCAATTTTCTGAGATCTATGTCCAATAAGGTTTACAGCAAGATAATATTTACCAAAAGGAATTTTTTCTAATTTAAATTTTCCCAGGGTATCAGTAATTGCGCCTGTAACCATTGTTGAATCGAGCGCTTTATGTAATACCACATAAACATATCCTACGGGTTTTTGTGTTTCTGAATTTATAACTATACCACTAACTGTTCCAATTGGATTACCATAATTCATGTTGCCACTGCCATGTTCCTGGGATTTAACTGAGATAAAAAATAAGGAAAGCAAAAATGCCAGTGTAATTTTTTTCAATAGATTATGATTCATAAAATTTAATATTTAAAATATTTAAAACTAAAATTTAGACTCACAAGTTATAATTTACTTGCAGCACTTTATGTTAAAAAAAAGTTAATTTAAAATAGATTATTTTTCAACAATATTCATTTCATCAATTAACCTTTTGGCTCCAGCATATTTATCGATTATAAAAAGGGTGTATCGTATATCAAGGGCTATATTCCTGCATTGTTCTTTATCATACATTATATCACTCATTGTTCCTTCCCACACTCTATCGAAATTTATTCCTATCAGCTGTCCTTCTCCATCCAATACCGGGCTTCCCGAATTTCCTCCGGTAGTATGATTGGTAGCTATAAATGCAACGTGCATGGTGCTATCCGTTGAATAGCGTCCGTAATTTTTAGTATCATAAAGATTTTTCAAATATTCAGGAACTTTATAATCACTCACTTCTTCATCTTCTTTCTGCATCACACCTTCAAGCGTTGTATAATAATTATAATCTACTGCATCCATAGGCTTATAGTCATTCACTTTACCGTAAGCAACACGCAGTGTTAAATTAGCATCAGGATAAAATTTTTTGCCGGGTTGCATTTCGCGAAGCCCTGTAATATATATCCTATAAAGGCTATCCAGTTCATCATTGTATTTATAATATGACGGAAGAATATTTTCATTTAAATTTTTATATAGCGCTGAAGCCAGTTTAAAAACAGGGTCGTTGCTAATAACAGCCGTTTTATTTCTTTTGAATTTCGAAAGCGTTTTTTCCACTCCGGCCTGTGATGAAAATGAAGTATTGGCATAAACATATGAAACATATTTTTCAATATCTCCACCGAATTTATTTTTTATTATTTCTTCAAAATATTTTGGTTGATATGCTGATGTGCCCTGTAAATAGTATATGCTGATCAAAGCGGAAAATAATTTTTTATCCGTTTCCAGGTTATAATTTTTAAAAAACCCTTTTGCTCCGTTCTTCATTTGTTCCACAATTTTTGTTACATCTTCGTCTTTAACTTTTTTATCAAGGCTTTTTGTAATAAGATTGTTATATCCCCATGCATATTTTACTAATTCAATTCCCACTCCTGATTCGGAAAAATAATCGTAAGCCAGTTCAACAGGAGAGAATTTTTCATAAACTTTTTTAAATTCATCCAGCAGTTTTCCATATTTCTCTTTTCTTGAAGCATCAGTATTAACCCATGTGGTGAATTCATTTTCGAGTAATTGCTTTTTCTCAACTCCATCAAGTTTTGTAATGCCTTTACTTTCGCCTATAAATTTTTTCCAGTAATTAGCAATACCCACATATTTCGATGCATACTGAATTTTTATCAGCGGGTCGCTTTTCATGGCAGCACTCATGATCTTTAATTTTTTATCACGAATGCCAATAAGTACGGGATTTTCAACATTAGCTACCAGGTTCACACCATACGATGTCAAATATTCCTGTGTTCTTCCGGGAAATCCATAAACCATAGTGAAATCATTTTTTTGTACACCTTTAATTGAAATGGTCAGCGATTTCTTAGGAACATAAGGAATATTATTTTTAGAATAATCTGCCGGGTTATTGCTGCTATCTGCATAAATCCTGAATACTGAAAAATCGCCCGTATGCCGTGGCCACATCCAGTTATCGGTATCGCCGCCAAAACTTCCAATACTTGTAGGAGGAGCACCCACCAACCTTACATCGGTGAATACTTCATGAACAAAAAGATAATACTCATTGCCATAATAGAAAGGTTTTACTTTGGCTTTGTAATGCGTCCCTTTCACTGCTTCTGATTCAACTTTTGATATATTTTTTAATATTATTTCATCGCGTTGCGCTTCAGTCATTTTAGCAGTAACACCATCCAGAATTTTTGCAGTAACATCTTCCATTCTTACAATAAATGTAACACTAAGACCGGAACATTGCAATTCATCCGACTGTTCCTTAGCCCAGAATCCATCTTCCAGATAATTATGGTCGAGAGAAGAATGTGATTGTATAGCGCTGTATCCGCAATGATGATTGGTAAAGACCAATCCTTTATTGCTTACTACTTCGGCTGTACATCCGCTGCCAAACAGGCATATCGCATCTTTCAGGCTGGAATGATTAACGCTGTAAATATCTTCGGCAGTAAGTTTCAGTCCCATACTTTGCATATCACTTTCGTTCAATTGCTCCAGCAAAACCGGCAGCCACATGCCTTCATCGGCTTTAACATTAAAAATAGAAATAAGAAAAACAAAAAATATAATTAATGATTTTTTCATAAATGTTTTGAATTTATTTGCAATTGCAAAAGTATGATTAATTTTAGATTTATGATTTAGATTTTGGGCTTGAAGTTTGGAACTTTGAATTAATAGCACACGAATGACGCGGATTATATAGATATACACAGATAAAGATTGAATTTGATTTACGATTTTAGATTTGGGATTTCAATAGAACGCTGACGACGCGGATAATACGGATTTACACGGATGATGAATTATTAAATGATTGAATTGATGAATTGGTAAATAATAAAATTGAAGTTTGATGATTTAGGTTATGAGAAATTATTTTAAATTTGAAAAATATGAAAATAAAAATAATTCAAATTGGGGAAATAAAAATTGCCGAGGTTGAATCGGGAAATATTATTATAAAAAATGTTGGCAACGCATTAGATATAATGGGGAATTGCAGTTATCAGGATTCGCATAAAATCATACTTCACGAAAAAAATATCATCCCCGATTTTTTCGATCTGAAAACAAAACTTGCCGGCGAAATACTTCAGAAATTTTCGACATACCGCGTACAGCTTGCCATTGTTGGTGATTATACTAAATACACAAGTAAAAGTCTTAATGATTTTATTTTTGAAAGTAATAAACTCGGACAAATTATTTTTGCCAGCTCAGTTGAAGAAGCAAAAGAAAAATTACTGAAAAAATAATATGAGAAAAACTATCTTCATAGCAATACTTTTGATTTCATTATATAGCTCTGGACAAGCTCAAGACAAAGATTTTCATTTTGGTTTTTGCATTTATCCGAATTATTCAATTGGGATGATTACCAACGATGGCAGTGTTTCCGTTGACATGCAAAATTATTATGAAGATATTGAAATAGGCAAACCTTCAATTTCAGGAAATATTTTTGTTGAATATAATTTTACAAATAAATTTTCTTCATCTATAGGTATAGGATATCAAAACTGTGGCGAGAAAACTAAAAAGCAAGACCTGACTTATAATACATCCGACCCATTATTAGGAACACATGTTCGATTCGTATACAATCATCACAACCTTGAAATTCCGCTTCTTTTCAAATACAACATTACTAATGAAATATATGTAACAGCCGGAACAAGCGCCATATTCAATATATACAACACCAGCACAAGTAAAATGTATTTTGAAAATAAATCAACTGAAAGAAATACGAATGAAGATAATTCCACATCGTTTCGTAAGATTAATTTATCGTTGAATGCAGGTATTGGATTTATCGTTCTTTCAAAAGAAAAATTCTCGTTATTCTCTCAGCCTGCTTTTCAGTTAGGGTTATTAGGCATTTCGAAGAATGCACCATTAAACCGGAAAATGATTTCAACCGGGTTAATTTTAGGTATTAAATTTTAAAACAACCTGATCTTAAAATTTATTTCGCAGCGATCACCGAAATTTCAATATCGGTATTCTTTGGCAGTTTCGCTACCTGTACACATTCGCGGGCGGGTGGATTTTCGCTGAAATACTTTGCATAAGTCTCATTCACCTTTTCAAAGTTACTTAAATCAGATAAGAATATTGATGCTTTCACTACATTTGAAAAATCCATCCCGGCTTCTTTAAGTATAGCGCCAATATTGGTCATCACTTGTTTTGTCTGTTCACAAATATCGCCGGTTAATAATTGTCCGCTTGCCGGGTTTATCGGGATTTGTCCCGAAACAAAAAGCATTCCGTTAACTTCTATTGCCTGACTGTATGGGCCTAATGCTTTTGGAGCATAATTAGTGTTGATTGATTTTTTCATTTTAAGTTAAATTTCTTTTTCGCAAATATAATAAAGATGATAAGATTACAAGTTAACAAGTTGACAAGGTTTTCTATAGTTTGATCGCTGAATTGTTGAATTGCCAACTGCTCCGCCGCCGCGGACTGAGAACTGTGAACTTAATTTTATATTTTTAATTTTAATCAGTTTTCTTTTTTACCACAAAGAGCACAAAGGTTTATGGCAAAGATGCACAAAGAAATATTTTTTCAAACGTTCAATTGTTAAAATGTTCGATTGTTCAATTGCTCGATTGTTTAATGTTTAATTGCTCCGCCACAGCTGACTGTTGACCGAATATTAATTTCACGCAAAGACGCAAAGACACAAAGTTTTTTATAATTTATTTCTTGAGGCTTGGAATTTGAGATTTTGTTATTTGAATTTTTCTAATCGAGCTTCGACAGTTTCTTCAAATCCTTTTCCTGCAAGGCATTCTGATTAGATGCATCAACCTTATGCGTATCGTAATAAACCACATCACCATCTTTCGCACACACAAAAAACTTTGTACATTTGCACCCTGCTGCATCAGCATCCGGGCCAACCTTATGAAGATACACAACGTTGGATGTTTTATTTTCTATTGCTTTTTTTATTTCACCAGTGGTAACAATTTTCACTGTGAAAGGATAAACTTTTTTTATTTTCTCAACAGTATTTAAATCGCTTGGTAAATCTTCATTCACAAGCCATAACTCCATTTCAGCCATATTGTATTTTTTTGTTTTATCAACAAACGAAGGCACTTCCGAATAATGATCACGCATATACTTAATATGATTCTGCATATACTGCAATATTCCGCCAAGTTTATAAATATACAAAGCCTCGTCCTGGTCAGTAATGCACAAAGGCACCGAGCCAAGGTCGGGCATATTGTTGATATTGCTGCTTCCGCCAAGCGTGAAATTTAAAATATCATATTTACACGGAACACCATCTTCATTAAGTTCAGCCTCCGAAACCATTATGAATGAATTTCCCGCATTCGACATTTTCGATTCAAAATCATCAGGGCTGATGAATTCATATGGAGTAATCGTCCAGAATTTTTTCATATAAACTTTCATCGTGGAATCGAATGTTGAGAAAGGGTCATTATTAGTAACAACAAGGGTTTTAGTAGTGAAGAATTTTTTTATTTGTGTTTCGTTTGCAAATTTCAATTGTGCAAAAATATGACTGCTAAAAACAACGAGCAATGCAATTAAAATGTATCGTTTCATAAATTTTATTTTATTTACGAATTTAAAATTTACTTTAAAAGAAACGTAAATTTAGGAAAAATATTTCCATTTTATTTCTAATCTCAAAGTAATTAATCATAATTATAAAAAAATTCTCGCTGATTTACGCAGCATAAAAGCTGATTATCGCTGAGCATTTATTTTATGAGAGAAATAAAAAATTATGAATTTTAGCCTTTTGCAATTTTTATTACATTTGCTGTTTAAGAAATTATGGCAAACAAAGACAACATCATTTTCGGCATTCGTCCTGTTATTGAGGCAATCAAATCAGGAAAAGAAATTGACCGCATTCTGCTCCAAAGCACGCTGGGCAGCCACGAAACCATTCGCGAATTAAAACAGGTAGCAAGGGAAATGGACATACCCATTCAGTATGTTCCGATGGAAAAACTGAATAAAGTAACTTTCAAAAACCACCAGGGAGTTATTGCATATGTTTCCGAAATCACATACCAGCCTTTACAGAACATACTTCCGGGTATTTATGAAAAAGGTGAAGACCCGTTTATATTAATTCTTGACCGTATTACTGATGTAAGAAATTTTGGAGCCATAGCACGTACCGCAGAATGTGCCGGTGTTCATGCAATAGTGATACCGTTAAAAGGTACAGCACAAATCAATATGGACGCAGTAAAAACCTCTGCAGGCGCATTGTACAACATCCCGGTTTGTCGAGAAGAAAATTTAAAAAATGCTATCGACTTTATGAAAGCTTCAGGCATTGAAATTATTGCATGCAGTGAAAAAGGGGATAAAACATACCATTCTCTCGATTATAAAAAACCTGTTGCTATTATTCTTGGCTCGGAAGAAGATGGAATCTCTCCAGAATACTTAAAAAAATCAGACCATTCCGTTCATATCCCGATGACTGGAACTACCGCATCGCTGAATGTTTCGGTAGCTACAGGAATAATTTTATTTGAAGCTTTAAAGCAAAGGACCGCAAAATAAAATGATAACGTATTTAAAGACACATACTGAAAAATCGTTGCTGATATTAATTCTTTTTACAGTAGCTTTTCTTAGGTTCTTTAACGTTACCGCACTTTCGCTTTCAAGCGAAGAACTAAGCCTCATCACTGATATTCAGGAACAATCATTTACGGGATTCTTCAGTTTATCAAACTTAAATGAATCAGGCTCTGCAGGCTTTTATGTGCTGATGTATTTCTGGGTAAAGATCTTCGGCTCATCGGCATTCATGTTTCGACTGCCATTTGTAATAGCTGGGATATTCACAGTTTACATTTCCTATCTTATTGCAAGAAAATGGTTCAATCAACATGCTGCATTATTTGTTGCTGCATCGATGTGTTTTATTGAATACGCCATACAATTCAGTCAAACTGCGTACTCTGAAGGTTTAGGATTATTCTTCACATTACTCGCTGTTTTATTCTGGACAAAAATTTTATTCGATGAAGTTAAAGAAAAACGCAACGATTTATATTTCGCCATTTCGTTTGCTCTTACGGCTTACATAAATTATTATGCACTAATATTTTTATCGCTTGTATATATTTCAGGATTTTTCTTCATCAGTAAAAATTCTTTTAAATCATATTTTAAATCCCTTTTATTCGTCATTATTTTATATATCCCCAATATTCCAATAATCATTTACGAGCTTTCTCATCCTTTAAAATCAATACTTCCGGTACATGAGCAAACATGGATATTCGAGCATATCGAATTTGTTTTCAATAGCTCGTTCATTTTGCTTTATACAGTTCTGGCAATTTTTATCATCAGCAATATTGCAGGTTTTGGCGAAATCAAAGTCGGTAAATTTCATATTTTATCAGTAGTTTGGTTCCTCTGCCCTTTTGCATATTTTTATATTTATTCGTTAATGGCAAAGCCAATGCCCAACAACAGCGTTTTATTATATTCAATGCCTTTTCTTTTATTCTCATTTTTTTCTTTTATATGCACAAAATTCAAAACGTACAATCTTGCTGTAATACCCTTTTTCCTTATTATCGGGATATATACTCTCATAGCCGAAAATAAATATTACAATACTTATCATTTTGGTGAATACAGGGATATTGCAAAAAAAACCCTGGAATGGGACGAACAGTATGGCGAAAAAAATATTACCCGAACCATCAATGTTTACAATCCATCTTACATCAATTATTATTTTGAAAAATTCGACAGGTCTGCGAAATTTTCTTTATATAAAAATGACGGGAAAACCGACATGTATAAACTTCACAGAATTATAGAAACAAGCAAAACTCCATATTTCCTTTATGCATGGTCGAGTGTATTCAACCCACACGAAACCGATTACGAGATACGCACAAAATATCCTTACCTGATAAAGAATATCGATTATAATGAAATGGCGGGCATTGCTCTTTATTCAGTTAATAAAAACACGGAAACTATTCCTGATGAAAAACCATTGTATTATAATTTTAATGGCTTTGAAGAAAAAAATACGTTGGATAAAGACTCATCTATACTTACCACCGAAAAGGTCAAGTATGGGAAATACGCTATTAAACTTGATTCAAAACATGAATATGGCCCCACGTATTCCAACAAACTTTCCAAAATAAGCAATAACTCTTTTAAAAAAGTTTATATCAGCTTGTGGGCATATGCAACAGGCGATTTCAAAGATGCGCAGATTGTTGCCGAGCTTAAATTCAGCGATGAGGAAAACCAACAATTTGATAATTATTTCTGGCTTTCATCGAAGTTTAAATATTTTATTGAACGAGGAAAATGGGGACAAGTATTCTTTTCGTTTAACTTGCCAGAATTGATTTCTGTTAATGATGAAATAAAAATTTATGTTTGGAATCCTGATAAAAATCCTTTGTACATCGATAATATGGAAATAAAATTTTATAAAAAATAAATTTCTTCTTCAATAATTTTCATTTCAATAAATATGAAAAAATTAATCCTGATAATATTACTTGCAACATTTTCAAATTTAATTTTTGCCGGCTCTCCAATAATTTCGGTGAGTTTCTACAAATCATATAGTGAAATTTCGATTGTAAATTCGGCTTTATCAACAGGAAAAATAAATGATACTATAGCTAATTATTTATTAAACGACACTAACTCCATTGATTCAAAAGCTGCTGTTATCAATGCTTTGTCGATGCGCACAAAAAAAAGTAATGCTTCTTTGCTGATGCAATACATCATGAAAAAATATAATTTCAAAAGTGGTTTCGATTTGAAAATACTCACAACCGACGATGTTTTCTGCTTAGGTTATTTAACCATTACCGATAATACCGAACAAACCGAAAAAGCCATTAAGATTTTAAACATCGCTGCTGAAAAAGATCCTAAAAGCTTCACCATCCAGATTATTCTTGCATTGGTTGAAGCCGAATTATATGCGAACACAAAACTTTGCGAAGTATATAAAGTCTGTTCTGAAGTAAACGACAATAAGGAACTTACCAGAGATATGAAACAAAGTGCTATCGAAAATATTTTTACATACATGGATTATTATAAATCAAATTGCCATGATAAAAAATAAAAATGCTTTACGATTATTGATTTTACTACTATTTCCATTGATCATTCTTTCTTCCTGCACAAAAACGAAAATTGAATATTGGGAAAATGGAAATAAAAAATCTGAATTATTATATTTCAACGGAAAACTTGATGGCATAAGTACCTGGTGGTACGAAAGCGGTGAAAAACAAATGGAGTGTACATACAAGAATAATATGCTTGAAGGACAATCAACACGCTGGTACTTCAACGGTAACAAGCAACGCCTCGATTTTTACAAAAACAATATGCTTAATGACACATGCATTACCTGGCATGAAAACGGCACAAAAAAATCAGTAACTATATATATAAATGATACACTGAACGGAACGGTTACGGAATGGCATGATGACGGACATATCAAAGTTAACGGCACATACAAAAACGGCTTATATGAAGGCAAATGGGAGTACTGGGATAAGAACGGAATTAAAGTAGGAGAAGGCGAATATAAAAACGGGACCGGAATTCAAAAAGGATTTTCGCCCGATGGAAAACTGATGCGCGAAATAAATTATATCAATAATAAAAAAAATGGTTTTGAGATTTGGTACAATAAAAATGGCAATATGATCAAAAGAATCACATTTGACAACGACCATATTGCTTACTCGGAAGATTCTCTATCTTTATCAAAAAATATTAATTAGATATTTAAAAGTATACAATTATGTCAATACAAACCGAAGAAAACATTAGGACAAAAACAGTATTAGCTGTAGCAAAACGAATGATGCTGGCTGCCCGCACATCACCAAAGGCCAGGGGCGTTGACAACCTGGAAATAGCTTTGGTTGAAAGTCAAACCATTGATCTTCTTTCAGAAAAGATGAAAGAAATAGGCATTGAAAAAAACATTAATTTCTTTATCCGCGACTCCGAAAACATTTTAAAGGCAACGGCTATAGTGCTAATAGGCACAAAAATAAAATCTATGGGACTGACAAATTGCAGCTATTGCGGTTTTAATAATTGTGAAGAAAAAGAAAAATACCCTGACGTTCCCTGTGCATTAAACTCAAATGACCTGGGAATCGCTATTGGTTCAGCAGTAAGTATTGCAATGGATGGTCGCATTGACAACCGTGTAATGTTTTCGATAGGAAATGCAGCAATTGAACTCGGTCTATTAGGAGAAGATGTCAAAATAGCTTTTGGAATTCCTTTAAGTGCAACATCAAAAAATCCTTTCTTCGACAGGAAATAAATTATATTTTTTGTATAGATTTAATTTTAATCTTGGTATAAAGGTATAAGGGTATAGGGGTATAAGGGAATAAGGTTGTGATTTTTTTCTTTTAACCTATTTTTCTTGTTCTTTAATATAAAATGGAAGTAAAAAAAACAGCATGCAAGTTGCTGCAATATTAGTCTTTCACAATCTTCTTGGTTGAAACACCATTACTGTTTTGCACTTTTACAAAATACATTCCCCTTGCAAAATCAGACATATCAACGCTTATATGATTTTTTTCAGTAGTAATACTTTTTAAAACTTTACCTTCGATATTTAAAATATTTATTTCCGATTTGACAGGAAGTGAAACTTCTATTTTGTTGTTTGCAGCATCAGCATATATTCCACAAACAGAAACCTGTTCTTCATCAATTCCCGTTGTAGAGTTATAACTCTTCATACTTTTTGTTTTCAGAAAAATTCCTGAATCATAAACACCATCGCTTACATCGGCAATAGCCATTTTTAAATGATACGTTTCGGAAGGAACTACAGATATAATAGCCGTCAGCACTTTCGTGAATCCATCATAAACAATAGTTTTACCATTAAAATTATTTACATAATAAAAACAATTCATACATCCGTTTTGAACAGAATCCATTGAATAACCCATATTCACATTATTTATTGCAACAGGCAATAATGTTCCGGGAATTATTGCAATATTCTCTTTTAAGTATGTTCCACCTGAAGGATTTGACCCAGAAATAAAGAAAGCAAAAATATCATTGTAACATGAACTTACAAATTCAGGATATTCTTCCGAAGCAAAAACATATTGAAATTCTAAAACATTTCCCACAGGAATTAAATCAAACTCCAATACAGAAGCATCATAAGTCTGAGCGCCAGTAGACAAAATATCCAAATCATTATCTCCTGCAAAACTATTATCAGTACTGGCAAAATTCGATGCCACACTACCAATTGAGGGATCAACTATTAAACTACCTGTTGTCATAATGATACCATCATTAAGTCCAATATCAGTTGTTACTCCGTTGCTAAATGTACCCAGGGTATTTACATCTCCTGTATACACAACATTTGAAGCCGTAACACCACTCAGGATAAAATTATTTACCAACTGAACAGTGTTTGTATCCTTAGCAATTAACAGTTGTGCATTAACGTTAACTGAATAACACACAATCAATATGAACAAAAAAGAAAAAAGTTTTTTCATAATTTTCTTGATTATTAATAATTATTCTTTTATAAATTTCTTAGTTGAAAGTCCATTGTTGTTCTGAACTTTTATAAAATACATTCCCCTTGCAAAATCAGACATATCAACGCTTATATGATTTTCTTCGGTAGTAATACTTTTTAAAACTTTACCTTCGATATTTAAAATATTTATTTCCGATTTGACAGGAAGTGAAACTTCTATTTTGTTGTTTGCAGCATCAGCATATATTCCACAAACAGAAACCTGTTCTTCATCAATTCCCGTTGTAGAGTTATAACTCTTCATACTTTTTGTTTTCAGGAAAATTCCCGAATCATAAATTCCATCACTTACATCGGCAATAGCCATTTTCAAATGGTATGAACTTCCTGGTACAACAAAAATTTGAGCTGTCAGAACGGTTGTGAATCCATCAAAAACTATGGATTGTCCGTTTAGCGTTTCGTTATCAACATAAATGGATGCATAGTCTAATGAAGTGCAATTATCGGCTGTACCATTCATACCGGTTATACCATTATTAATTGTATTAATAGCAACAGGCAAAGTTGTTCCAGGGACTATCGCAATATTCTTACTTACATAATTTCCACCGGCAGGATCAGTACCGTTAATAAAAAAACCAAACACATCATTATATACGGAACAAACATATTCAGGGTATTCTTCCGAAGCAAAAACATATTGAAATTCTAAAACATTTCCTACTGGCACAAGGTCAAACTCTAATATTGAAGCATCGTATGTTACAGCTCCCGAAACCAGTGCTTCCAGTTCCGGACAACTTGCACCATTATTATCAGTACTGGCATAATTGGATACAGGGCTGCCAATTATTGAATCAGGAATTAAAGTTCCTGTTGTCATAATGATACCATCGTTAAGTCCAATATTAGTTGTGCCTCCGTTGCTAAATGTACCCAGGGTATTTACATCTCCTGTATACACAACATTTGAAGTAGTAACACCAGCAAGAATAAAATTATTTACAAGTTGAACAGTGTTTGTATCCTTAGCAATTACGAGTTGTGCATTAACCTGTATATCGGAAAATGCAATTATCAGAATCAAAAATGCTGAAATCTTTTTCATAATATTTCTTTTAGTTATTTAGAAGACAATAAAATTATTATAATGATGCTTTGTTTAAAATTTATTTTTACTATTGTTAATTCGATATAAATATATGAATAATATATTTATAAATGGAATTTATTTTTTTAAAATTTTACTTCTAATAATAGTGTTACTATTATACATTCTTAAAAAATAATTTCCATTTGACAAACCGCTTATATCAATATTCCATAATTTATTTGCT
The nucleotide sequence above comes from Bacteroidales bacterium. Encoded proteins:
- a CDS encoding choice-of-anchor L domain-containing protein, translated to MKKISAFLILIIAFSDIQVNAQLVIAKDTNTVQLVNNFILAGVTTSNVVYTGDVNTLGTFSNGGTTNIGLNDGIIMTTGTLIPDSIIGSPVSNYASTDNNGASCPELEALVSGAVTYDASILEFDLVPVGNVLEFQYVFASEEYPEYVCSVYNDVFGFFINGTDPAGGNYVSKNIAIVPGTTLPVAINTINNGITGMNGTADNCTSLDYASIYVDNETLNGQSIVFDGFTTVLTAQIFVVPGSSYHLKMAIADVSDGIYDSGIFLKTKSMKSYNSTTGIDEEQVSVCGIYADAANNKIEVSLPVKSEINILNIEGKVLKSITTEENHISVDMSDFARGMYFIKVQNNNGLSTKKFIKE
- a CDS encoding choice-of-anchor L domain-containing protein produces the protein MKKLFSFLFILIVCYSVNVNAQLLIAKDTNTVQLVNNFILSGVTASNVVYTGDVNTLGTFSNGVTTDIGLNDGIIMTTGSLIVDPSIGSVASNFASTDNSFAGDNDLDILSTGAQTYDASVLEFDLIPVGNVLEFQYVFASEEYPEFVSSCYNDIFAFFISGSNPSGGTYLKENIAIIPGTLLPVAINNVNMGYSMDSVQNGCMNCFYYVNNFNGKTIVYDGFTKVLTAIISVVPSETYHLKMAIADVSDGVYDSGIFLKTKSMKSYNSTTGIDEEQVSVCGIYADAANNKIEVSLPVKSEINILNIEGKVLKSITTEKNHISVDMSDFARGMYFVKVQNSNGVSTKKIVKD